In Archocentrus centrarchus isolate MPI-CPG fArcCen1 chromosome 16, fArcCen1, whole genome shotgun sequence, a single window of DNA contains:
- the LOC115794415 gene encoding hepcidin-like, with protein MKTFTAAVVGAVVLVFICIQGYTAFPFTTVEELEEEMSNNNTAATQEETSVEIWMMPFDIRENSHASPVRCRYCCGCCHLGGCGMCCQ; from the exons atgaaaacattcactGCTGCAGTTGTCGGGGCCGTTGTGCTCGTTTTTATTTGCATTCAGGGCTACACTGCCTTCCCATTCACTACA gtggaagagctggaggaggaaatGAGCAACAATAATACTGCTGCAACGCAGGAAGAGACATCAGTAGAAATATGGATG atgccATTTGACATCAGGGAGAATAGCCACGCTAGCCCCGTTAGATGCCGTTATTGCTGCGGCTGCTGCCATCTCGGTGGCTGTGGCATGTGTTGCCAGTGA
- the LOC115794416 gene encoding hepcidin-like: MKTFSVAVAVAVLLTFICLHQSSAVPLTEEQELEEPMSIEYPAAAHEEASVDSWKTMYNSRQKRGIKCRFCCGCCNPGVCGVCCRF; this comes from the exons ATGAAGACATTCAGTGTTGCCGTTGCAGTGGCCGTGCTGCTCACATTTATCTGTCTTCATCAGAGCTCTGCTGTCCCACTCACTGAA gagcaggagctggaggagcCAATGAGCATTGAAtatccagcagcagcacatgagGAGGCATCAGTGGACTCATGGAAG ACC ATGTATAACAGCAGACAGAAGCGCGGCATCAAGTGTCGCTTTTGCTGTGGCTGCTGCAACCCcggtgtgtgtggagtttgctgcAGATTCTGA
- the LOC115794528 gene encoding hepcidin-like has product MKTFSVAVAVAVLLTFICLHQSSAVPLTEEQELEEPMSIEYPAAAHEEASVDSWKMLYNSRQKRGIKCRFCCGCCNPGVCGVCCRF; this is encoded by the exons ATGAAGACATTCAGTGTTGCCGTTGCAGTGGCCGTGCTGCTCACATTTATCTGTCTTCATCAGAGCTCTGCTGTCCCACTCACTGAA gagcaggagctggaggagcCAATGAGCATTGAAtatccagcagcagcacatgagGAGGCATCAGTGGACTCATGGAAG ATGCTGTATAACAGCAGACAGAAGCGCGGCATCAAGTGTCGCTTTTGCTGTGGCTGCTGCAACCCcggtgtgtgtggagtttgctgcAGATTCTGA